A portion of the Chlamydia avium 10DC88 genome contains these proteins:
- a CDS encoding alpha-ketoacid dehydrogenase subunit beta yields the protein MPKYVTLEIREALREAIDEEMARDPNVCILGEEVAEYNGAYKVTKGLLNKWSASRVIDTPISEAAFSGIGIGAALTGLRPIIEFMSWNFSLVAADQIISHAAKMHYMTGGLFSVPIVFRGPNGAAAQVSCQHSHCVEALYANIPGLIIISPSNPYDAKGLLKSAIRDNNPVLFLENELEYNLKGEVPVEEYLVPIGKSRIVEEGTDLTIITYGRMVTVTKQAVKLAKQRFGLSIEILDLRTIKPLDISGILASVKKTGNCIVVEEGHYFAGISAEIITEITEHIFDYLDHPPLRVCQRETPMPYSKILEQATLPNVNRIIDTIEKIMR from the coding sequence ATGCCTAAGTATGTTACATTAGAAATCCGTGAAGCCCTTAGAGAAGCTATTGATGAAGAAATGGCCAGAGATCCTAATGTATGTATATTAGGAGAAGAAGTTGCAGAATATAACGGTGCTTATAAAGTAACAAAAGGTCTACTGAATAAATGGTCAGCATCGCGAGTCATTGACACACCAATTAGTGAAGCAGCATTTTCTGGTATTGGCATTGGAGCAGCATTAACAGGCCTACGCCCAATCATTGAATTTATGAGTTGGAACTTCTCCCTAGTTGCTGCAGATCAAATTATTTCTCATGCAGCCAAAATGCATTATATGACGGGAGGACTATTTTCTGTTCCTATCGTATTTCGTGGCCCCAACGGTGCTGCCGCACAAGTATCCTGTCAGCACTCTCATTGCGTAGAGGCCCTATATGCAAATATTCCTGGGTTAATTATTATCTCTCCGTCAAATCCTTATGACGCAAAAGGATTATTAAAATCAGCAATTAGAGATAATAATCCCGTTCTTTTTTTAGAAAATGAATTGGAATACAACTTAAAAGGAGAAGTCCCTGTAGAGGAATACCTAGTACCTATTGGTAAGTCACGCATCGTCGAAGAAGGTACAGACTTAACTATAATCACTTATGGCCGTATGGTCACTGTTACTAAACAAGCTGTAAAATTAGCTAAACAACGTTTTGGGCTATCTATAGAAATTCTTGATTTACGAACAATCAAGCCTCTAGATATTTCTGGAATCCTTGCTTCAGTAAAAAAAACAGGGAATTGTATAGTCGTAGAGGAGGGGCATTACTTTGCAGGAATTTCTGCAGAAATAATTACGGAGATCACAGAACATATTTTTGATTATTTAGACCACCCACCTTTGAGGGTATGTCAAAGGGAAACACCCATGCCCTATAGTAAAATTTTAGAACAAGCAACCCTTCCTAATGTTAATCGTATTATAGACACCATCGAAAAGATCATGAGGTAA
- a CDS encoding pyruvate dehydrogenase complex dihydrolipoamide acetyltransferase, which translates to MISLLKMPKLSPTMEVGTIVKWHKTSCDKIEFGDVLVEISTDKAVLEYTASEEGWFREVLAQHGEKIAIGTPIAIISTEKDEPFNIDDLLPKTSSPTPSKNLEEDIISSPDQVSKTISSSPKVAVVGFRPEPPLSSPLALKQDIGKSPISPLAKRIAKEKNLDTSGIQGSGPGGRIVKKDLENAPLKGIAGFGYPEAPSVHPGSYHEENLSPIREIIAERLQAAKTFIPHFYISQKVYFTPLLSLLKELQSQGIKLSINDCIVRACALALKEFPSINSGFNSIDNKIVRFETIDISIAVAIPDGIITPIVRCADRKNIGMISAEIKNLVSKARSQTLKEEEYKGGSFCISNLGMTGITEFTAIIHPPQAAILAVGSVIEEAIVIDGEITIGSTCMLTLSVDHRVVDGYPAAQFIKRIQKILEAPSVLLLN; encoded by the coding sequence GTGATTTCCTTACTAAAAATGCCTAAACTTTCTCCAACTATGGAAGTAGGAACAATTGTAAAATGGCATAAAACGAGCTGCGATAAAATAGAGTTCGGTGATGTTCTTGTAGAAATATCAACAGATAAAGCAGTCTTAGAATATACTGCATCCGAGGAAGGGTGGTTCCGAGAAGTATTAGCTCAACATGGAGAAAAAATTGCTATTGGCACTCCTATAGCAATAATATCGACAGAAAAGGATGAACCTTTCAACATAGACGATCTTCTTCCTAAAACATCATCTCCTACACCATCAAAAAATCTAGAAGAAGATATTATTTCATCTCCTGATCAAGTTTCCAAGACAATTTCTTCCTCCCCCAAAGTGGCTGTCGTCGGATTCAGACCAGAACCTCCTCTTTCTTCGCCATTAGCATTAAAACAGGACATTGGCAAATCTCCTATTTCTCCTCTAGCTAAACGCATAGCTAAAGAAAAAAATCTAGACACATCAGGAATTCAAGGAAGTGGTCCTGGAGGACGCATTGTAAAAAAAGATTTAGAAAATGCTCCTCTTAAAGGCATTGCAGGATTTGGTTATCCTGAGGCCCCTAGTGTTCATCCAGGTTCCTATCACGAAGAAAACCTTTCGCCTATTCGAGAAATAATTGCCGAAAGGCTACAAGCTGCGAAAACTTTTATTCCTCATTTTTATATAAGTCAAAAAGTCTATTTTACTCCCCTACTATCCTTATTAAAAGAACTACAATCTCAAGGGATTAAACTTTCCATTAATGATTGCATTGTTCGTGCTTGTGCTCTAGCTTTAAAAGAATTCCCTAGTATAAATTCAGGATTTAATAGTATCGACAACAAGATTGTACGTTTTGAAACTATCGATATTTCTATAGCTGTTGCCATCCCAGATGGTATTATTACTCCTATTGTTCGTTGCGCAGACCGTAAAAATATCGGTATGATTTCTGCAGAGATTAAAAACCTGGTATCTAAAGCAAGATCTCAGACTTTGAAAGAAGAAGAATATAAAGGAGGGTCTTTCTGTATTTCGAATCTAGGAATGACGGGGATTACTGAATTTACAGCAATTATTCATCCCCCTCAAGCTGCGATTCTTGCAGTTGGTAGTGTTATTGAAGAAGCCATTGTTATCGATGGAGAAATCACAATAGGCTCTACATGTATGCTGACGCTATCTGTAGACCATCGTGTTGTTGATGGGTATCCCGCTGCTCAATTTATAAAACGCATACAGAAGATTCTTGAAGCTCCCTCCGTGCTTTTATTAAACTAA
- a CDS encoding glycogen/starch/alpha-glucan phosphorylase: protein MGFNKSLVNIETMRQSILDRLYLGVVQSPESASMRDIFMAVAQTVMEWLAKGWLKTQNTYYEKDVKRVYYISMEFLLGRSLKSQLLNLGILDIVREAVASLNYDFDSLVEMEADAGLGNGGLGRLAACYLDSMATLGIPAYGYGIRYDYGIFDQKIINGYQVESPDEWLRYGNPWEICRGEYLYPVHFYGRVIHYTDARGKEIAELTDTQEVLAMAYDVPIPGYGNDTVNTLRLWQAQSPHGFQFNYFNHGNYIRAIEDIALVENISRVLYPNDSIFEGQELRLKQEYFLVSATIQDILRRYTKTRISLDRLADRVSVQLNDTHPALGIAEMMHILVDREELPWDKAWDMTTKIFNYTNHTILPEALERWSIDLFSKLLPRHLEIIYEINSRWLDKVSQRFPGDNDKRRALSIIEEGCEKHINMANLAVIGSAKVNGVSEFHSHLIKTTLFKDFLDFFPDKFINVTNGITPRRWLALCNPRLNALLDQTIGNKHLTDLSEIHKIISFADDAGFREQWKKIKLQNKQDFVARVKKDLEVIIDPLSMFDFHVKRIHEYKRQLMNILRVIYLYIDIKENSSSLISPTTVIFSGKAAPGYAFAKLIIKLINSVAECINQDPKVNDRLKVLFLPNYRVTMAEMIMPASDISEQISTAGMEASGTGNMKFALNGALTIGTMDGANIEMLKYIGKENMFIFGLLEEEIAQMRRGYYPQSICDKNPKIGHILQLLDQGFFNASDSSLFKPIVHRLLHEGDPFYVLADLESYIKAHESVASLYVQEDEWVKKSIYNVGGMGFFSSDRAIANYAKDIWNIPFSS, encoded by the coding sequence ATGGGCTTCAATAAAAGTTTAGTAAACATAGAGACTATGCGTCAGTCTATTTTAGATCGTTTGTACCTTGGAGTGGTTCAGTCTCCAGAGTCTGCCTCTATGAGAGATATATTTATGGCTGTAGCACAGACTGTCATGGAGTGGTTAGCTAAAGGATGGTTAAAAACTCAAAATACTTATTATGAGAAAGACGTTAAACGTGTCTACTATATTTCTATGGAGTTTCTACTTGGAAGAAGCTTGAAAAGCCAGCTTCTAAATTTAGGAATACTAGACATAGTTAGAGAAGCTGTAGCTAGTCTGAATTACGATTTCGATAGTTTAGTTGAAATGGAAGCTGATGCGGGTTTAGGTAATGGAGGATTAGGACGTCTTGCTGCATGTTATCTTGATTCCATGGCAACATTAGGAATTCCTGCTTATGGTTATGGAATTCGTTATGATTATGGTATTTTTGATCAAAAAATTATTAATGGTTATCAGGTAGAATCACCAGATGAATGGTTGCGTTACGGAAATCCTTGGGAAATATGTCGAGGAGAATATCTCTATCCAGTGCACTTTTATGGCAGAGTGATTCATTACACTGATGCTAGGGGTAAAGAAATTGCTGAGTTAACAGATACGCAGGAAGTTCTTGCCATGGCTTATGATGTACCTATTCCAGGTTATGGAAACGATACAGTAAATACTTTGCGTTTGTGGCAGGCACAATCACCTCATGGGTTTCAATTTAATTATTTTAACCACGGGAACTATATTCGAGCGATAGAAGATATTGCCTTAGTAGAAAATATTTCTCGAGTTTTGTATCCCAATGATTCTATTTTTGAGGGCCAAGAATTACGATTAAAACAGGAATATTTCTTAGTTTCAGCAACAATCCAAGATATTCTTCGTAGGTATACGAAAACTCGCATCTCTTTAGATCGTTTAGCAGACAGAGTTTCGGTGCAATTAAATGATACTCATCCTGCATTAGGAATAGCAGAAATGATGCATATTCTGGTTGATAGAGAAGAGTTGCCTTGGGATAAGGCGTGGGATATGACCACAAAGATATTCAATTATACAAATCATACTATATTACCAGAAGCTCTAGAACGTTGGTCTATAGACTTGTTTTCTAAATTATTGCCTAGACATTTAGAAATTATTTATGAAATTAATTCACGTTGGCTAGATAAAGTTTCTCAACGATTCCCCGGAGACAATGATAAGCGACGCGCATTATCAATTATTGAGGAAGGGTGTGAGAAACATATTAACATGGCAAATCTTGCTGTTATAGGTTCTGCAAAAGTTAATGGTGTATCAGAATTTCATTCTCATTTGATTAAGACTACTTTATTTAAAGATTTCTTAGACTTTTTCCCTGATAAGTTTATTAATGTCACTAATGGAATCACTCCCAGACGTTGGCTAGCATTATGTAATCCTAGGTTAAATGCCTTATTAGATCAGACAATAGGAAATAAACATCTTACTGATCTTTCAGAAATTCATAAGATTATCTCTTTTGCTGATGATGCAGGATTTAGAGAACAATGGAAAAAAATTAAACTCCAAAATAAGCAAGATTTTGTTGCGAGAGTAAAAAAGGATTTAGAAGTAATTATCGATCCATTGTCTATGTTTGATTTTCATGTGAAGCGTATTCATGAATATAAGCGCCAGTTGATGAATATATTGCGTGTTATTTATCTTTATATTGATATTAAAGAAAACTCTTCTTCACTTATTTCTCCAACTACTGTGATTTTTTCTGGTAAAGCTGCTCCTGGATATGCTTTTGCAAAGTTAATTATTAAACTTATTAATAGTGTTGCTGAATGCATCAATCAGGATCCTAAAGTTAATGATCGATTAAAAGTTCTATTCTTACCAAATTATCGTGTGACTATGGCTGAGATGATTATGCCGGCTTCAGATATTTCTGAACAGATTTCCACAGCAGGCATGGAAGCTTCTGGAACAGGGAATATGAAATTTGCTTTAAATGGAGCTTTGACAATAGGCACGATGGATGGAGCGAATATAGAAATGCTTAAGTACATTGGAAAAGAGAATATGTTCATTTTCGGTTTATTAGAAGAAGAAATAGCACAAATGCGAAGAGGATATTACCCTCAAAGTATTTGTGATAAAAATCCTAAAATAGGACACATTTTGCAGCTCTTAGATCAAGGCTTTTTTAATGCTTCAGATTCATCTCTTTTCAAACCTATTGTTCATAGATTATTACACGAGGGAGATCCATTTTATGTACTTGCAGATCTAGAATCTTACATTAAAGCTCATGAGTCAGTAGCCTCTCTATACGTACAAGAAGATGAGTGGGTAAAAAAATCTATTTATAATGTAGGAGGAATGGGATTCTTTTCTAGTGACAGAGCAATCGCCAATTATGCCAAAGATATTTGGAATATACCTTTTTCTAGTTAG
- a CDS encoding thiamine pyrophosphate-dependent enzyme, translating to MSNSCNHYNIASQTSDISIVQTTVDAYGASHCLALLKQMLLIREFEARGEEAYLEGLVGGFYHSYAGQEAVATAALANTGTHQWVFSSYRCHALAILLNVPLRSLAAELLGKSTGCALGRGGSMHMCGPNFPGGFGIVGGQIPLAAGAAFSIKYRGENKISLSFIGDGAVAQGVFHETLNFVALHQLPLMLVIENNGWGMGTCLNRAIAKQPIGESQGSSYGIKAFTLQGFNLFNCLLGFKEAYDYMQQTGLPTIVECLCSRFRGHSISDPNLYRSKEEMQRIFKKDPILFAKNWFIQLGILSEEDFLIMRQECKEKVLQAFTEAKSDPDPEIATLEEGVYA from the coding sequence ATGTCCAACTCTTGTAATCATTACAATATTGCCTCACAAACAAGCGATATATCTATCGTACAAACTACTGTTGACGCCTATGGTGCCTCCCACTGTTTAGCATTACTCAAACAAATGCTTCTCATTCGTGAATTTGAAGCAAGAGGAGAAGAAGCTTATTTAGAAGGACTGGTTGGAGGGTTTTATCATTCCTATGCCGGTCAAGAAGCTGTGGCCACAGCAGCTCTAGCAAATACAGGGACACATCAATGGGTCTTCTCTTCCTATCGTTGTCATGCTCTAGCAATACTACTCAATGTCCCCTTAAGATCTCTTGCAGCAGAACTCTTAGGCAAATCTACAGGTTGTGCTTTAGGTCGTGGAGGGTCTATGCACATGTGCGGACCTAATTTCCCTGGAGGATTTGGTATTGTTGGAGGACAAATACCCCTTGCAGCAGGAGCAGCATTTTCTATAAAATACCGTGGAGAAAACAAAATTTCTTTAAGTTTTATTGGGGACGGAGCTGTTGCACAAGGCGTATTTCACGAAACATTAAATTTTGTAGCCTTGCATCAGCTTCCCCTTATGCTAGTTATCGAAAATAATGGATGGGGAATGGGTACATGCCTAAATAGAGCTATTGCTAAACAACCCATAGGAGAATCTCAAGGATCTTCCTACGGGATAAAAGCGTTTACCCTGCAAGGATTCAACCTTTTTAATTGTCTCTTAGGATTTAAAGAGGCATATGATTATATGCAGCAAACCGGTCTTCCTACTATTGTAGAATGCTTATGCTCGCGATTCCGAGGACACTCTATCTCTGATCCTAACCTCTATAGAAGCAAAGAAGAAATGCAGCGTATCTTTAAAAAAGATCCTATTCTTTTTGCTAAAAACTGGTTTATTCAATTAGGAATTTTGTCTGAAGAAGATTTTTTAATAATGCGTCAAGAATGCAAAGAAAAGGTTTTACAAGCTTTTACAGAAGCTAAGTCGGACCCAGATCCAGAGATTGCCACTCTAGAAGAAGGTGTTTATGCCTAA
- the lpxD gene encoding UDP-3-O-(3-hydroxymyristoyl)glucosamine N-acyltransferase has protein sequence MSKKLAYTLQQLADLLQVEAQGNVETLISGVEDINEAQPHHVTFLDNEKYARFIKTTQAGAIILSKAQAQKYGDLNKNFLIVSELPAIAFQKCIELFISSIDSGFKGIHPTAVIHPSAHIGKNVCIEPYAVICQQACIEDNSFIGAGSIIGAGSTLGEGCVIHPKVVIQERVVLGKRVIIQPGAVIGSSGFGYITNAFGRHKHLKHLGQVIIENDVEIGANTTIDRGRFKNTIIGEGTKIDNQVQIAHHIEIGQHCIIVAQVGIAGSTKIGHHVIIGGQTGITGHISITDHVIMMAQTGVTKSITSPGIYGGAPARPYQEIHRQVAKIRNLPKLEERMSILEEKIKELSMTNASHGVASADLQ, from the coding sequence TGGTGTAGAAGATATTAATGAGGCACAACCTCATCATGTAACTTTTTTAGATAATGAAAAGTATGCTCGTTTCATAAAAACCACGCAAGCAGGTGCTATCATCCTATCAAAAGCTCAAGCACAAAAATATGGCGATTTGAACAAAAATTTCCTAATAGTTTCAGAGCTACCTGCAATTGCTTTTCAAAAGTGTATTGAACTGTTTATTTCATCTATTGACTCTGGATTTAAAGGTATCCATCCTACTGCAGTTATTCATCCTTCAGCACATATTGGTAAAAACGTATGCATAGAGCCCTATGCTGTAATTTGCCAGCAAGCATGTATAGAAGATAACTCCTTTATTGGAGCAGGAAGTATTATTGGTGCTGGTTCAACTTTGGGAGAGGGTTGCGTTATTCACCCCAAAGTCGTTATCCAAGAACGTGTTGTCTTAGGGAAACGTGTGATTATCCAACCTGGAGCAGTAATCGGCTCTTCCGGATTTGGATATATCACCAATGCTTTTGGTCGCCATAAACATTTAAAGCACTTAGGTCAGGTAATTATTGAAAATGATGTAGAGATTGGTGCAAATACCACAATTGATCGTGGGCGCTTTAAAAATACTATTATTGGTGAAGGGACAAAAATCGATAATCAAGTGCAAATCGCACATCATATAGAAATTGGTCAGCACTGCATCATTGTCGCCCAGGTAGGAATTGCAGGTTCTACAAAAATAGGCCACCATGTAATTATAGGAGGACAAACGGGAATTACCGGCCATATTTCCATCACTGATCATGTTATCATGATGGCACAAACAGGAGTTACAAAATCTATCACTTCTCCTGGAATTTATGGTGGGGCTCCTGCCCGTCCTTACCAGGAAATCCATCGTCAAGTTGCTAAAATACGAAACTTGCCCAAATTAGAAGAACGTATGAGTATACTAGAGGAAAAAATTAAGGAATTAAGCATGACAAACGCAAGTCACGGCGTTGCGTCAGCTGATCTTCAATAA